The proteins below come from a single Alosa sapidissima isolate fAloSap1 chromosome 23, fAloSap1.pri, whole genome shotgun sequence genomic window:
- the dkc1 gene encoding H/ACA ribonucleoprotein complex subunit DKC1: MRRYAHVFLCDCVAKMADGEVKKEKKKKQKVADHEVGDIQESGDFLIKPESKVASLDTSQWPLLLKNFDKLNIRTAHYTPIPNGCNPLKRNIHDYVRSGFINLDKPANPSSHEVVAWIKRILRVDKTGHSGTLDPKVTGCLIVCVDRATRLVKSQQSAGKEYVGIVRLHNAIESEHQLLRAMECLTGALFQRPPLIAAVKRQLRVRTIYESKLIEYDPERRLGIFWVSCEAGTYIRTLCVHMGLLLGVGGQMQELRRVRSGVMGEKDNLVTMHDVLDAQWQFDHNKDESYLRRVIFPLEKLLISHKRIVMKDSAVNAICYGAKIMLPGVLRYEDGIEINQDIVVITTKGEAICTAVALMTTAVISTCDHGVVAKIKRVIMERDTYPRKWGLGPKASQKKMMIQKGLLDKHGKPNGSTPAEWTDSYVDYGAKKAAAAKKGDEPATPAKRKRVESGSDGEGNATEPSTPVTPKTDDELKKEKKKKKKEKKMKLAQEAPAAEAAQEEPAAEPSEEAGESAKKKKKKKKQKEEEQASE; the protein is encoded by the exons ATGCGCAGATACGCACACGTGTTCCTGTGCGACTGCGTTGCGAAGATGGCGGACGGTGAAG tgaagaaagagaagaaaaagaagcagaaagttGCAGATCATGAAGTTGGG GACATTCAAGAGTCTGGCGATTTTCTCATCAAGCCAGAATCTAAAGTAGCTAGTTTGGACACATCTCAGTGGCCTCTGTTATTGAAG AATTTTGACAAACTAAACATCAGGACTGCACATTACACTCCCattccaaatggatgcaacccACTGAAGAGGAACATACACGATTATGTCAG GTCGGGCTTCATTAACCTCGATAAACCTGCCAACCCGTCCTCTCACGAAGTGGTGGCATGGATCAAGCGCATCCTGCGAGTCGACAAAACTGGCCACAGCGGCACGCTCGATCCCAAAGTCACCGGCTGTCTGATCGTGTGCGTGGACCGTGCCACCAGACTGGTCAAGTCCCAACAGAGTGCCG GCAAAGAGTATGTGGGTATAGTACGGCTGCACAATGCCATCGAGAGCGAGCACCAGCTTTTGAGG gCCATGGAGTGCCTCACGGGGGCGCTGTTCCAGCGACCTCCCCTCATTGCTGCGGTTAAGAGGCAGCTGCGAGTGCGCACAATCTACGAGAGCAAGCTCATCGAGTACGACCCTGAGAGGAGACTAG GCATCTTCTGGGTGAGCTGTGAAGCGGGCACCTACATCAGGACgctgtgtgtgcacatgggcCTGTTGCTGGGCGTCGGGGGCCAGATGCAGGAGCTGCGGAGGGTCCGCTCCGGAGTGATGGGAGAGAAG GATAACTTGGTGACCATGCATGACGTGCTGGATGCCCAGTGGCAGTTTGACCACAACAAGGACGAGAGCTACCTCAGGCGTGTGATCTTCCCCCTGGAGAAGCTGCTCATCTCTCACAAGAGGATAGTCATGAAGGATAGTGCG GTTAATGCTATCTGCTACGGCGCCAAAATCATGCTCCCAGGTGTCCTCCGATATGAAGATGGCATCGAGATCAACCAAGACATCGTAGTAATCACCACCAAGGGGGAGGCCATTTGTACAG CGGTTGCACTTATGACAACGGCGGTCATTTCTACCTGTGACCATGGAGTCGTTGCCAAGATCAAGAGGGTCATCATGGAGAGGGACACGTACCCTCGCAAGTGGGGACTTGGACCCAAG GCTAGCCAGAAGAAGATGATGATCCAGAAGGGCCTCTTGGACAAACACGGGAAGCCAAACGGCAGCACACCTGCAGAGTGGACAGACAGCTATGTGGATTACGG TGCAAAGAAGGCTGCAGCTGCAAAGAAGGGCGACGAgccagcaacacctgcaaag CGCAAAAGGGTAGAGAGTGGAAGCGACGGTGAGGGGAACGCAACGGAACCTTCAACGCCTGTGACGCCCAAGACTGACGATGAGCTGAAgaaggaaaagaagaaaaagaaaaaggagaagaaaatgaaactgGCGCAAGAGGCGCCCGCAGCCGAGGCGGCGCAAGAGGAGCCCGCAGCAGAGCCAAGCGAAGAG GCTGGTGAAAGtgcaaagaagaaaaagaagaagaagaaacagaaggaggaggagcaaGCGTCTGAGTGA